From the genome of Grus americana isolate bGruAme1 chromosome 9, bGruAme1.mat, whole genome shotgun sequence, one region includes:
- the SST gene encoding somatostatin, with product MLSCRLQCALALLSIALALGTVSAAPSDPRLRQFLQKSLAAAAGKQELAKYFLAELLSEPSQTENEALESEDLSRGAEQDEVRLELERSANSNPALAPRERKAGCKNFFWKTFTSC from the exons ATGCTGTCGTGCCGCCTCCAGTGCGCCCTGGCCCTGCTCTCCATCGCCCTGGCCCTCGGCACCGTCTCGGCCGCCCCCTCGGACCCGCGGCTCCGGCAGTTCCTGCAGAAGTCCCTGGCTGCCGCCGCCGGGAAGCAG GAACTGGCCAAGTACTTTTTGGCAGAACTGCTCTCAGAGCCAAGCcagacagaaaatgaagccCTGGAGTCTGAGGACTTGTCCCGAGGGGCTGAGCAGGACGAAGTGAGACTGGAGCTGGAGCGCTCGGCTAACTCAAACCCCGCTCTGGCACCCCGGGAACGCAAAGCGGGCTGCAAGAACTTCTTCTGGAAAACTTTCACATCCTGTTAG
- the LOC129210083 gene encoding cytoskeleton-associated protein 5-like, translated as MFELELSAEDCAEKAAAVLPETCIQHLESNDWKERISSMDTLQKTVREMKKSEIPCQALVRLLSRGCKETKLQVMQKKLHTITLLAQKGDFSRTSAQIVLESVVEMVGDVLCSNNAQGTLTAIAESCSLPWTAKTAMLLAFSQNNSRIHSKILDWLSNAILEFGFAGMEAKVMVNTLKIALAAVHPGVQRSAITLLGVIYLYMGDSLRALIESEELPLLPQIDAELEKLHGQVPPIPSRANPKPCLDDRVQEDPRDHRRTEAIDICDRITPELVSKLREKNWSIQIEGLEEVAGILQDARFIQPNIGELPRALRGCLCNPNPTLVQMTLRVLQQLSTAMGSNIKQYMQDLGFPLIALFRESKSSMRAAALAAMNAWAAQINILEWLDGQDISEDLGEEMPLQKQELVQWLTEQLPTLKSAPSDLLRCVPHLYSSLQDSNRDVQTASQAALPFFIMHLGFEKMTEATSELKAAAKDHVFAILENANDSLSAQSTASAKSLSSHPGVTTTTALPSALTTPPAATALSSQASAEEPAPKNSGEEKQGPKEPKSGEAVLKDTGAAKGKAQMNSTLMNGVSKLGPIFNIVPRGKEQRMRDEKGSKVLQWNFTAPSDRYVKQLKAQMSSCVSSTFQVEMFHSSFPHHIKALAIMARHLETEKEGVISCLDLILKWITLRLFDTNTWVLIKSLDYLNLLLTLLIQEKYQLTDNEALSFLPYLVLKMGEPRQTVLKLVHTVLKRMCLVYPAKKVFGFLMEGIKSNNTKQQEGCLVEMGYLLETYGLDVCQPSPSKALKRIAAFLRDQDSTVHSAALNIMVTACKTHGEALFKMIGDLPEEYMRMLGQIAKQEHGRSRVSSAKHFSEKSQRDSNTRSEVTCQHAGDAPSKLEPTYSQGGNFNIVDVAPQTRPPCVGKQERRLVSRKYSLFRLKDIIQLETIPEFQTLPISSDTDDTCHNITSTINSLICRISSGDTDTSIQAMKEIEEILRQNNKVETMSGHINEFLVASLQSLNFINQQKEADKQWGKEQIILQCNCVIQACNCVFQEKKLAQEASVEVLKDVMSNLFTLMLEFLNGDLEEDQKLIQSINVLMKRVLEKSDQTRIFCALLKLLQASLTAEGSPDKFSDLLAKCLWRSTWLLPGTISTINLDEILLDTHMLMKALSKEKLRQRTNQLLLWTLKTLLHNLCKLKGVRILDHLTLIEDTAGSEVEAYLRKTVSPTAKQGANETTVGAGEEAP; from the coding sequence ATGTTTGAACTGGAGCTCTCAGCAGAAGATTGTGcggaaaaggcagcagctgttCTCCCTGAAACCTGCATACAACATTTGGAAAGCAACGACTGGAAAGAGAGGATTTCCAGCATGGATACTCTTCAGAAGACTGTCAGGGAGATGAAGAAAAGTGAGATACCATGCCAAGCTTTGGTGAGACTGCTGTCACGAGGATGCAAGGAAACAAAGCTCCAGGTGATGCAGAAGAAACTTCACACCATCACTTTGCTAGCCCAGAAAGGGGACTTTTCCAGAACATCTGCTCAAATTGTCCTGGAAAGCGTGGTAGAAATGGTGGGGGATGTGTTATGCAGCAACAATGCGCAAGGAACCCTGACAGCTATAGCAGAGTCATGTTCATTGCCTTGGACTGCAAAGACAGCTATGTTGTTGGCCTTCTCACAGAATAACTCCAGGATCCATTCCAAGATCTTGGACTGGCTGTCAAACGCAATTCTGGAGTTTGGCTTTGCAGGGATGGAGGCCAAGGTAATGGTCAACACCCTGAAGATCGCTCTTGCTGCTGTTCACCCAGGTGTGCAGAGATCAGCCATCACCTTGCTGGGGGTTATTTACCTCTACATGGGAGACTCACTGCGAGCATTGATTGAGAGTGAAGAGCTGCCCCTTCTTCCCCAGATAGATGCTGAGCTGGAGAAACTGCATGGACAGGTCCCACCAATTCCCAGTCGTGCCAATCCCAAGCCATGCCTAGATGATAGGGTCCAGGAGGACCCAAGGGATCACAGAAGAACGGAAGCCATAGATATTTGTGACAGGATCACACCAGAGCTGGTGTCAAAGCTGCGAGAGAAGAACTGGAGCATCCAGATAGAGGGCCTGGAAGAGGTTGCAGGCATCCTTCAGGATGCCAGATTCATCCAGCCAAACATAGGAGAGCTCCCAAGAGCTCTGAGGGGTTGTCTCTGCAACCCTAACCCCACCCTGGTACAGATGACCCTGAGAGTCCTCCAGCAACTCTCCACAGCCATGGGTTCAAATATCAAACAGTACATGCAGGACTTGGGCTTCCCCCTCATTGCTCTGTTTAGGGAAAGCAAGAGCAGCATGAGAGCTGCCGCCCTGGCTGCCATGAATGCCTGGGCTGCACAGATCAACATATTGGAGTGGCTGGATGGGCAGGACATTTCAGAAGATCTAGGTGAAGAAATGCCTTTACAGAAGCAAGAGCTGGTGCAGTGGCTGACTGAACAGCTGCCAACACTCAAGTCAGCTCCCTCAGACCTGCTTCGGTGTGTGCCTCACCTCTACTCTTCCCTGCAGGATAGCAACAGGGACGTGCAGACAGCCtcacaggcagccctgccttTCTTCATAATGCACCTTGGCTTTGAGAAGATGACCGAAGCCACCAGTGAGCTGAAGGCAGCTGCAAAGGACCATGTATTTGCAATACTAGAGAATGCCAATGACAGTCTGTCAGCCCAGTCCACTGCTTCTGCTAAGTCACTTTCCAGTCACCCCGGAGTCACCACCACAACTGCTTTGCCCTCTGCTCTAACCACACCACCTGCAGCAACAGCCTTGTCTTCACAAGCATCAGCTGAAGAGCCAGCACCCAAAAACAGTGGAGAGGAGAAGCAGGGTCCCAAGGAGCCCAAGTCAGGAGAAGCAGTCTTGAAAGACACAGGTGCAGCCAAGGGAAAAGCACAAATGAATTCCACTCTGATGAATGGGGTCAGCAAACTGGGACCTATCTTCAACATTGTCCCCAggggaaaagagcagagaatGAGGGATGAGAAAGGCAGCAAAGTGCTGCAGTGGAATTTTACTGCTCCCAGTGACAGGTATGTCAAGCAGCTGAAAGCTCAGATGAGCAGCTGTGTGTCCAGCACCTTCCAGGTGGAAATGTTCCATTCCAGTTTCCCACACCACATCAAAGCCTTGGCCATCATGGCCAGGCACTtagagacagagaaggaaggagtTATCAGCTGCCTGGACCTGATCCTGAAATGGATTACGCTGCGTTTGTTTGACACCAACACATGGGTGCTTATCAAGAGCCTAGATTACCTTAATTTGCTGCTAACCTTGCTGATCCAAGAAAAGTACCAGTTGACGGACAATGAGGCCTTGTCCTTCCTCCCATACCTGGTCCTGAAGATGGGAGAGCCAAGGCAAACTGTTCTTAAATTGGTGCACACTGTCCTGAAGAGGATGTGCCTGGTGTATCCAGCTAAAAAGGTGTTTGGCTTCCTCATGGAAGGCATCAAGTCCAACAACACTAAGCAGCAGGAAGGCTGCCTGGTGGAGATGGGTTATCTTCTTGAAACATATGGCCTGGATGTATGTCAGCCGAGCCCTAGCAAAGCCTTGAAGAGGATAGCTGCCTTCCTTAGAGACCAAGACAGCACTGTTCATAGTGCTGCTTTAAACATTATGGTCACAGCTTGCAAAACTCATGGGGAAGCCCTGTTCAAAATGATTGGGGATCTTCCTGAAGAGTATATGAGGATGCTGGGACAAATTGCAAAACAGGAACATGGCAGGTCAAGAGTttcttcagcaaagcatttcagtgaGAAATCTCAGCGTGATTCAAACACAAGATCTGAAGTCACCTGTCAGCATGCAGGAGATGCACCCTCAAAGTTAGAGCCCACCTACTCTCAAGGAGGAAATTTCAATATAGTGGACGTGGCTCCCCAGACACGGCCTCCATGTGTAGGTAAGCAAGAGAGAAGGCTCGTCTCCAGAAAATACAGTCTCTTTAGACTGAAGGATATCATTCAGTTAGAAACGATCCCTGAATTCCAAACCCTGCCTATCTCCTCGGACACTGATGACACATGTCATAACATCACCTCCACCATTAATTCCCTTATTTGTCGCATTAGCAGTGGTGATACTGACACCAGCATCCAGGCAATGAAAGAAATTGAGGAGATCCTGAGACAGAATAACAAAGTAGAAACCATGTCTGGGCACATTAATGAGTTCCTTGTAGCCAGCCTTCAATCACTCAACTTTATCAACCAGCAAAAGGAAGCAGATAAGCAATGGGGGAAGGAACAAATCATTCTGCAATGTAACTGTGTCATCCAGGCCTGTAACTGTGTCTTCCAGGAGAAGAAACTGGCTCAGGAGGCCTCAGTGGAAGTGCTTAAGGATGTAATGAGCAATCTCTTTACCTTAATGCTAGAATTCCTGAATGGAGACCTAGAGGAAGATCAGAAGCTCATACAGTCCATTAATGTCCTCATGAAGAGGGTGTTGGAAAAATCTGACCAAACAAGGATTTTCTGTGCCTTGCTGAAGCTGCTCCAAGCCAGCCTGACTGCTGAGGGCAGCCCAGATAAGTTTTCTGACCTGCTGGCCAAGTGCCTGTGGAGGAGCACATGGCTTCTCCCAGGCACCATCAGCACCATCAACCTGGATGAAATCCTGCTGGATACCCACATGCTCATGAAGGCTCtctcaaaggaaaaactgaGGCAGCGCACAAACCAGCTCCTGCTGTGGACGCTGAAAACTCTGCTGCACAACTTGTGCAAGCTGAAAGGAGTGAGGATCCTGGACCATCTCACCCTGATTGAGGACACAGCTGGCTCCGAGGTGGAAGCTTACCTCCGAAAGACAGTCAGTCCTACTGCCAAGCAGGGAGCAAACGAGACAACTgtaggagcaggggaggaggctCCCTGA